The Trichoderma atroviride chromosome 5, complete sequence genome contains a region encoding:
- a CDS encoding uncharacterized protein (EggNog:ENOG41), with amino-acid sequence MAPICHLPLEITGYIVERLSSKDLLCLRQTCRTLHNATLHTFSQKHFRTRRVMLERRSLEALANIAEHLILGPCIEELEICTNHLLPLDELRIIKPPSRPIREVISKRDHWESGQDEETDGEMEEEDEGENTSGEEADSDDDDHCPHLRRLNETAYCKAFNDQEELIERGGDIEYLTRAMKGLVNCQYIRITDDNRVWGLRRLWKEIGILPQRCLTFKAPKSVELVRRMLYAFFTAVAESNASIECLEVGSGCLVNNANRMSPDMLAKPSSALLDSFRLNTLTTLYLRLDRKSPEHNATSIHWTYDLIQFVNRFPELSELGLEFEYRDEDRDSYDDTPVQLSPDFQYGDHVTYTRFPKLSRLLYIPKLEIVRLGMFDCTSMDLAFFLLRHQRTLRDIHLEGINFVDAKGELGGWPWLVEVIRDSFQITSFVIERCWDENLGDILNREAKHLYQDPENRVLEAIDSEGLDKIIKLLQRRIR; translated from the coding sequence ATGGCGCCGATTTGTCATCTCCCTCTAGAGATTACCGGCTATATAGTTGAGCGTCTTTCGTCCAAGGATTTATTGTGCCTACGTCAAACGTGCCGCACGCTCCATAATGCGACGCTTCACACATTTTCCCAGAAGCACTTCCGCACGCGCCGCGTGATGCTTGAGCGCCGAAGCTTGGAAGCACTAGCTAATATTGCCGAGCATCTTATTCTCGGCCCATGTATTGAAGAACTGGAAATATGCACCAATCACCTCTTGCCTCTTGATGAGCTGCGTATTATTAAACCGCCCTCACGGCCCATTAGAGAGGTTATTTCCAAGAGAGACCACTGGGAAagtggccaagatgaagagaccGACGGAGaaatggaggaagaggatgaaggagAAAACACAAGCGGTGAAGAAGCCGacagtgatgatgatgaccaCTGCCCTCACTTGCGCCGGCTGAATGAGACAGCTTATTGCAAGGCGTTCAATGACCAGGAGGAACTCATTGAGCGGGGAGGCGACATCGAGTACCTCACGCGCGCCATGAAGGGCCTTGTTAATTGCCAGTACATAAGGATCACAGACGACAATCGAGTCTGGGGCCTGCGACGTTTGTGGAAAGAAATTGGCATACTGCCGCAAAGGTGTCTTACCTTTAAGGCGCCAAAGAGTGTTGAGCTGGTCCGCCGAATGCTGTATGCTTTTTTCACTGCGGTTGCCGAAAGCAACGCCTCCATCGAGTGTTTAGAGGTCGGTTCTGGCTGTCTTGTTAATAATGCCAACCGTATGAGCCCCGACATGCTTGCTAAGCCTTCATCTGCCCTTCTGGATAGCTTTCGGCTCAATACCTTGACTACCCTATATCTAAGACTCGATCGAAAGTCTCCCGAGCACAATGCTACCTCTATTCACTGGACATACGATCTTATTCAATTTGTCAACAGATTTCCGGAGCTCTCTGAACTTGGCCTTGAGTTTGAATATCGTGATGAAGACAGGGATAGCTATGACGACACTCCGGTACAACTGTCACCAGACTTCCAATATGGGGACCACGTTACCTATACCCGCTTCCCAAAGCTTTCTCGATTGCTCTACATTCCAAAATTAGAGATAGTCCGGCTAGGAATGTTTGACTGCACAAGCATGGACCTtgccttttttctccttcgtcACCAGAGGACTCTTAGGGACATTCACCTTGAGGGAATCAATTTTGTTGATGCCAAGGGTGAGCTTGGGGGTTGGCCTTGGCTTGTTGAGGTAATCCGAGATTCTTTCCAAATTACATCTTTCGTAATAGAGCGCTGCTGGGATGAAAACCTTGGAGACATACTCAACCGGGAGGCTAAGCATCTGTATCAAGATCCGGAGAATCGTGTTTTAGAAGCGATTGATTCCGAAGGCCTtgataaaataataaagcttttacAAAGGCGAATTAGATAG
- a CDS encoding uncharacterized protein (EggNog:ENOG41~SECRETED:SignalP(1-20)~CAZy:GH16), with translation MAKFLNAIAVLGVLLPFTQAQSSFIDDCTTFNSNLYTKANWAAGLGSVLSSNVNPSGGGVLNFEIPVGTRNGGEIVSKAQYSYGQVEAQFKVPNLPGVISSIFMYQGTSTSDEIDVEVYLNQGKWEIAFTIYRLGVKEWSHGYFPTWDPSAGYNDYMIDYQEAAISFYVNGALEAQFHTPSQQPTHAMNIQLNTWFPAWLNGAAASSTQFMQVNQISYTQS, from the coding sequence ATGGCAAAGTTTCTGAACGCTATTGCAGTCCTCGGCGTACTTTTACCGTTTACTCAAGCGCAGTCCAGCTTCATCGATGACTGCACAACGTTCAATTCAAACTTATATACGAAGGCCAATTGGGCTGCAGGGCTGGGTTCGGTGTTGTCTAGCAATGTAAACCCCAGTGGAGGAGGCGTTCTCAACTTTGAGATTCCCGTTGGCACCCGAAATGGGGGCGAGATTGTTTCCAAGGCTCAATATTCCTATGGACAAGTAGAAGCTCAGTTCAAAGTCCCAAATCTACCTGGAGTTATCTCTAGCATCTTTATGTATCAGGGGACTTCTACTagcgatgagattgatgTCGAGGTATACTTGAACCAGGGCAAATGGGAGATTGCATTCACCATCTATCGCCTAGGAGTCAAGGAATGGTCTCATGGGTACTTTCCAACCTGGGATCCGAGCGCTGGCTACAACGATTACATGATTGACTACCAAGAAGCCGCTATCTCTTTCTATGTTAACGGCGCTTTGGAAGCTCAGTTCCATACACCTTCGCAGCAGCCAACTCACGCGATGAACATTCAGCTTAATACTTGGTTTCCTGCATGGCTGAAcggtgctgcagcatcgtctACCCAGTTTATGCAAGTCAACCAGATATCATATACGCAATCTTAA
- a CDS encoding uncharacterized protein (CAZy:GH11~SECRETED:SignalP(1-19)): protein MVAFSSLFAAFTGFAVVIAVPTGLGPSPSSVNITERGIHDFVLGLHNDVRRRASINYDQNYQTGGTVNYSPSGTGFSVNWNTQDDFVVGVGWTTGSTSPINFSGSFGVSGGTGLLSVYGWTTNPLVEYYIIESNSNFPTSGTQKGSVTSDGSSYTVWENTRVNEPSIQGTATFNQYISIRNSHRTSGTVTVENHFNAWKSLGLDLGTFNYQVIAIEGWGGSGSASQTVSN from the exons ATGGTCGCCTTTTCCAGCCTCTTCGCGGCTTTCACCGGCTTTGCCGTAGTGATCGCCGTGCCAACCGGCCTTGGTCCTTCGCCCAGCAGTGTGAACATCACAGAGCGTGGCATTCATGACTTTGTTCTTGGGCTTCATAATGACGTTCGTCGCCGTGCTAGCATTAACTACGACCAAAACTATCAAACTGGTGGAACTGTCAACTACTCCCCATCCGGTACTGGATTTTCCGTTAATTGGAACACTCAAGATGACTTCGTTGTCGGTGTTGGCTGGACCACTGGATCGACTTC ACCCATCAACTTCAGCGGCTCTTTTGGTGTCAGCGGCGGAACTGGCCTACTCTCTGTCTACGGCTGGACCACCAATCCTCTTGTTGAGTACTACATTATCGAGAGCAACTCGAACTTTCCCACATCCGGCACTCAAAAGGGGTCTGTCACTAGCGATGGATCATCTTACACGGTATGGGAGAACACCCGGGTAAACGAGCCTTCTATTCAAGGCACTGCAACCTTTAACCAGTACATATCCATTCGAAATTCTCATAGAACTAGCGGGACTGTGACAGTTGAGAATCACTTTAATGCGTGGAAGTCACTTGGCTTAGATCTTGGAACCTTTAACTACCAGGTTATTGCTATTGAAGGCTGGGGCGGCAGCGGTTCTGCATCTCAGACTGTCAGCAATTAG
- a CDS encoding uncharacterized protein (EggNog:ENOG41) — translation MRNRILDTGISVAYEPENGSPIVDIVFIHGLHGHPFKSWAYHLEFPGAHESSATSPVAVGKHERGSVIHRVAVHLRRKSLKAAPMESTESASATDTISNGAQGAHMFWPGDLLPKQCPDSRILMFGYDGKITKYAAGAINQNSILAHSKDLLFALCRERGPNRPLIFVAHSLGGIIVKEMLAQSSTSVEPEYKSIVECTAKIVFLGTPHRGSQDVAALGEVARSIISALGMETTPTILDALGLKSSDLNRAQEEFSKLWQEYDFQVKTFQEGLSLAKLGKKIVPDYSSSIGDHREHSETLQANHQQMCRYSGTDDPNYRKVAGELCSIYSSLARLNSTKPRQSRRAQSVLSATSSGDLLQFANDNQVNDTCLESLWFPAINTRYQNLERPADKTCSWLFSHKLYQEWFNGNNRQETHGLLWLKGKPGSGKSILMKEAFRQAVLEQDESNYHSAAFFFCANGNELERSCLGLFKSLLYQLLPGDRVYLQRFQKIWDKQKVPFHRMGTAAWQEGELEFFFRSMFMDMPRKRTMPRKKTIIFIDAVDECEGHKVRSMIYFWRNITSSVYFIEGDLNVCLSSRHFRSITFSNCPEIIIEQHNSHDIATFVDHKFQLGIATQPQWELLRDQILEKSAGVFLWVALVVEDVLKSWDDGYDMPLLIKKVQDVPDTLRTLFSNMLSNLDSDVRELTVKFFQWAILATAPLRLHEWHHVMAFIRQPTLGSLNEWRQSVNFTDNDDQLEKQIRNVSRGLVEVKKVGSDESQDNGIEEISVYAGAGSLNLENGNTRIVQVIHESVRDFFLLENGFFVLDSNLYMDTAGIGHLSIMNTCLDYLNIAELDALVEARIRAAGRKNRSQLERRLTSNFAEDICSTNSWSYGSLERHRDPIINNKGLPQYHKPSMKSGEDKSVLAMLNSFDYAPNVDIVEWMKKGHPVSATSSSPHSFTHISLTHSSEMSQPQRLKDYPALLSYATAKLFTHAKLADELGVDPSPIVERLNDGTTWARWVALKEDIPEGTTVLTYAANRGISSWAKAIPHEPTAPPFHPRLHLSFERETDPIAWRAKNRDKEELIFSGIFDDSKIRPDDLPIREFYHRPQSVESFGSASSHGSSHIGRAFDW, via the exons ATGCGGAATCGTATCCTGGACACTGGAATATCTGTTGCATACGAGCCTGAGAACGGCTCTCCCATCGTTGA CATTGTATTCATCCATGGTTTACACGGTCATCCATTCAAATCATGGGCCTATCACCTTGAGTTTCCTGGGGCGCATGAATCGTCGGCCACTTCCCCAGTAGCAGTCGGCAAACATGAACGTGGAAGCGTCATTCATCGCGTCGCTGTCCATTTGCGTCGGAAATCGTTAAAAGCTGCGCCGATGGAGAGTACAGAATCAGCCTCTGCTACAGATACCATAAGCAATGGCGCCCAGGGCGCGCATATGTTCTGGCCTGGCGATCTGCTCCCAAAGCAATGTCCTGATTCACGCATTCTTATGTTTGGGTATGACGGCAAGATCACCAAATACGCAGCCGGTGCGATAAACCAGAATAGTATTCTGGCTCATAGCAAAGACCTTTTGTTTGCCCTATGCAGAGAAAGAGGTCCCAATCGCCCGTTGATATTTGTTGCTCATAGTCTTGGGGGCATTATTGTTAAGGAA ATGCTCGCACAATCATCTACGTCTGTTGAACCTGAGTATAAAAGTATTGTGGAATGTACTGCGAAAATTGTGTTCTTGGGCACGCCACACCGCGGTAGCCAAGATGTTGCAGCACTTGGTGAAGTAGCACGATCTATTATTAGCGCTTTGGGCATGGAGACGACACCTACTATTCTTGACGCGCTGGGCCTGAAGTCTTCGGATCTCAATCGCGCGCAGGAAGAGTTCTCTAAGCTATGGCAAGAATATGACTTTCAGGTTAAGACGTTTCAAGAGGGTCTCAGCTTGGCAAAGCTTGGAAAAAAGATTGTACCCGATTACTCATCTTCAATTGGAGATCATCGTGAGCATTCTGAGACTCTTCAAGCCAACCATCAACAAATGTGTCGCTATTCTGGAACAGACGACCCAAATTATCGCAAAGTAGCTGGGGAGCTTTGTTCGATATATAGCTCCCTTGCAAGGCTAAACTCGACCAAACCTCGCCAAAGTCGACGTGCTCAATCAGTACTGAGTGCCACTTCATCGGGAGACTTACTGCAATTTGCCAATGATAATCAAGTCAACGACACTTGCCTTGAGTCGCTATGGTTCCCAGCCATTAATACTCGATACCAAAATCTGGAGAGACCGGCTGATAAGACTTGTTCATGGTTGTTTAGCCATAAGTTATATCAAGAGTGGTTCAATGGTAACAATCGACAAGAAACTCATGGTCTTCTTTGGCTGAAGGGAAAGCCAGGCTCAGGGAAGTCAATTCTTATGAAAGAAGCTTTTCGTCAAGCTGTTCTAGAGCAAGACGAATCAAATTACCATTctgctgctttcttcttctgcgctAATGGCAACGAGCTTGAACGCTCTTGCCTTGGTCTCTTCAAATCCTTGCTATATCAACTTCTCCCTGGAGATAGGGTATATTTACAACGCTTCCAAAAGATATGGGATAAACAGAAAGTGCCTTTTCATAGGATGGGCACTGCCGCTTGGCAAGAAGGTGAACTCGAATTTTTCTTCAGGTCAATGTTTATGGACAtgccaaggaaaaggacgatgccaaggaagaagacaatTATTTTCATTGACGCGGTTGATGAGTGTGAAGGGCACAAGGTACGATCTATGATCTACTTCTGGCGGAATATCACTTCATCTGTTTATTTCATTGAAGGGGATCTCAATGTCTGCCTATCTAGTAGACACTTCCGCTCAATTACTTTTAGTAACTGTCCGGAAATAATCATTGAACAGCATAACAGTCATGACATTGCAACATTTGTGGATCATAAGTTCCAACTCGGTATTGCTACGCAACCCCAATGGGAGCTCTTGAGAGATCAAATCTTGGAAAAGTCTGCAGGAGTATTTCTTTGGGTTGCTTTGGTGGTGGAAGATGTTTTGAAGAGCTGGGATGATGGCTATGATATGCCGCTcctaattaaaaaagttcAGGATGTTCCAGATACACTTAGAACTCTATTTTCTAATATGTTATCTAATCTCGATTCCGACGTCAGAGAGTTGACCGTTAAATTCTTCCAGTGGGCCATTCTAGCCACCGCACCTCTTCGACTTCACGAGTGGCACCATGTAATGGCGTTCATCAGGCAGCCTACTCTTGGTTCACTCAACGAGTGGCGTCAATCAGTAAATTTTACTGACAACGATGATCAGCTCGAAAAGCAAATCAGGAATGTTTCGAGGGGTCTAGTTGAAGTCAAGAAAGTCGGTTCAGATGAATCACAAGATAACGGAATCGAGGAAATATCCGTCTATGCAGGAGCAGGATCGCTTAACCTCGAGAATGGCAACACTAGAATCGTTCAAGTTATACATGAGTCAGTGCGCGATTTCTTCTTACTGGAAAACGGATTCTTTGTTCTGGATTCGAATCTATACATGGATACAGCAGGCATCGGCCATCTTTCAATAATGAATACTTGTCTGGACTACTTGAATATTGCGGAACTCGATGCACTTGTAGAGGCACGGATTCGCGCAGCTGGGCGCAAAAATCGTTCTCAATTGGAGCGACGTCTTACAAGTAATTTCGCCGAGGACATATGTTCCACCAATTCTTGGTCTTATGGTAGCCTTGAAAGACACCGAGATCCCATAATCAACAACAAAGGCTTGCCGCAATATCACAAGCCATCTATGAAAAGCGGAGAGGACAAGTCTGTTCTTGCGATGTTGAATTCGTTTGACTACGCTCCAAACGTAGATATTGTTGAATGGATGAAAAAAGGCCACCCTGTTTCTGCTACATCGTCATCTCCACATAGCTTTACTCATATATCCCTCACCCACTCCTCTGAGATGAGTCAGCCCCAAAGGTTAAAAGATTATCCTGCACTACTCTCATATGCCACAGCTAAGCTATTTACCCATGCTAAATTGGCTGACGAGCTTGGAGTTGATCCAAGCCCGATAGTCGAGCGTTTGAATGATGGAACAACATGGGCTCGCTGGGTTGCACTCAAAGAAGACATACCAGAAGGGACTACAGTTCTCACATATGCCGCTAATAGAGGTATATCATCATGGGCCAAGGCTATCCCTCATGAGCCCACAGCGCCTCCATTTCATCCCAGATTACATCTTTCCTTCGAACGTGAAACAGACCCAATTGCATGGAGGGCCAAGAACAGAGATAAAGAAGAATTAATTTTTAGTGGTATATTCGATGATTCAAAGATACGCCCGGATGATCTGCCTATCCGTGAATTCTATCACCGACCCCAAAGTGTCGAAAGCTTTGGCTCTGCCAGCAGTCATGGTTCGAGTCATATTGGAAGAGCATTTGATTGGTAA